From Arachis hypogaea cultivar Tifrunner chromosome 3, arahy.Tifrunner.gnm2.J5K5, whole genome shotgun sequence:
GGTGTTTGGCACCAGTTTCACAGAGAGCTTGTATACTTTACGAGGCTTGTGGCGCTAGACGCTAATGTCGCTAGAACCGCGTCaattggacctatgtagctcaagttatgctcgttaGAGTGcgaggaggtcagggttgacaatatccactttcttcctttttcttctgcaCAAACTCTGTCAAAGTCGTCCGAATCTTTccataaattaataaaaccacAATGCACATCAAAAGTAGCATCCAAACATGAATTAAACACTAAAAAATctcataaaaacttaataaatctATATCTAAATTactaagaaaatatagaaaagatgcCCACACATTATACAGCAAGTCGTTTTGCTCCGAGAATCCTTTTAATCGCTATTTCGATATATATTGCTGAAATTTCTGCGGCATTATTGCAATAGGATTGAGTTTTGATCCTTACATGTGGTGTTTGAAGTTGCTATTGTTGTTGCGGAAGCGGTATAGAACTGTGGTTAAGACTGTCGCGAGCCAGGAAAAAAGGGGTTTTGCACGTTTTATAGCTTTCAGATTTTGACTATTTGAGATAGGGCtttttttaaaacttattttatattacgaaattgttataaattaatatcaatatatatatatatatatatatatatatatatatatatatatatatatatatttggtgatTGTGTAACTGGTTTGTTTTGGAGGTATATGACTATCTACCTGACTAAATTATTGATTTTTAGAGTTAGCATGTGGTTATTAatgaaaattgatttaaaaagtGAATTCGTTTATTTATGCTGAAAagtgattttattttgaaaattgaatttatatatatatatatatatatatttattgagaAAGTGGTTTTGTGTTGGACATCCgacttatatatatttatattgagtAATGAATTGGTTTTGAAATTGTTAAAAAGAGTTTGAAAAATGTGATTTAGATGGAACCTTAAAGGGGGGTAAAGttcgagttttaggggagatgctactGAAATTTTTTAAgtgtttaaataaaatttaataataagaaTTAGTTTATTTTTGTAAGAATTTAAAGAATTTTGAGAGTTTTGATTATGGTTTCGAAAATGGGTTAGAagtttttattaaagaaaaatgagtttggtttgattaattttatcaaaaGAGATATGtctgaaatatttttaaagactttagaataattaaagtaatgaatttaaggataaatatttttggaattttcaattAGGATTATTAATTGGGTATGACTTTGACTcttaccaaaaaaattttaaagctaagaatgattttaaattttttaaaaaaaaaatttgaactttAAGTGAAACTaaagttagttttgaaaaattggataaataaaataaatttttattagattatttttaattaaaagaatatattttaaaaatatttaataaatttaaaatatttaattttgatttcacAAGacggaattttttaaatttagaaatgaaattaaaattgattttggtaacttattttaaaattgaaagtGATTTAAGAGTTATGGGTATTTTAAATAGAACTGTGAAGAAATGGATGATTGAAGTTTCGTATTCTAATCCTACAAATTTATATCTACAACTAGAGATAATTGTAATCAAACTCAGGAACCCTTGactttcaatttttcgaaattgCATATTAatggaagaaaaacaaaatattttcattGTCCAATTTTCCAAAAAAGAAATGTATATCGGGATATGAGTTTTGTCATATCCATGAAACCCGACAAACAAAAGAAATTTTCATTAAGCTTCCTAGGTTGCATATTCGAATAAAAtgagaatataaataaataaagctaGCGTGGTCagcaccaaaaataataataaaacttttGGGCAGTGCCAGTGGCAATCAATGTAATATGCCACtcagaaataataaataaatagtcgCACAATTTCTCTTCTTATCTCCAAAATACCACTCATcattatatttatagatattctTCAACCTCCTCATATCTTAGTTGAATCCATATTtcaaacttcaaaaaaaaaaaaaaaaaagaatggttGGTGCTGAACAAGTTCTGAAACTCCTAGATTCCTATTGGTTTGAGACTACAATCTTAACCAACAAAGCCCTTTCAAAACTTGATCAATATTCCCATAATAAGAAGGTGgtggaagaaggaaaagaagaagaacaagtgaTTCATATAAAGCTCATAGAAGAAGTTGCAAAAGCAGCTAATAATACACTTGAATTCAGGTCCTTCAGTGATCAAAACTTGGGATACACGGCATCTGTTTTCTCCGATTCGCCGTCGCCGAATTCCGTCCTCCCTTTACAGAAACTGAGGACAATTCCTTCCGGAGCAGACGTAAGAGAATTCGCAGTGGAAAGTTCTAGAATCCATGAAAACCAACACACAGTCAGAAGATTCAAGAACAGAGGCAATTTTTACAGCAGCAAGAGCTTAACGGAACTTGAGTTTCAGGAGCTGAAAGGGTTTATGGATTTGGGTTTTGTGTTCACTGAAGAAGATAAAGATTCAAGGTTGGTTTCTTTGATACCTGGGTTGCAAAGACTGGGAAGAGAAGGAAACGAAGAACAGAACAAAAATGATGAAATTGCTTTGGTTTCGAATTCTAAGCCTTATTTATCAGAGGCTTGGGATTTTTATGAACAAAAGGAGATTAGAAATATTTCATTGTTCAATTGGAGGGTGCCAGTTTTGGGAAATGAGAATGACATGAAGCACAATCTTAAGTCTTGGGCTCATACAGTTGCATCTATTGTAAGATAACCCTCAGCCCGAAATTCAcgtcaaattatttttatgtgaaattaatagttaaaaattgtgaaataatttaatatatttgattaaattgtaATCACATAAATAATCGTATGTAAAATTTTACCTAAAAAAATGCcttacttttttttgttattatgtatttatttatttttgtttaataaaaaatCTTAATTGTAGATATCTTTTATCCAATATGTACAATTTTTtaccaagatttatttttctctatgtttctttttatttttgtcccCATTTTTGTTTAGGCTGCAATTTAGGATTTTAGAGATGGAATAGAATTGCTATAAAATTCAAGAGGGATAAGATGGATATAGAGATATAAAGTATAAGGATTTGAATGTTCAGAAATCATTTTGAAGTTTATTCATAAAGAGAGATAATTCTTGAGAGTAAAGTAACCTTGATTTGCGTTTTGGACATTCCTGTACTAGTTGATTTTGCCATCTTGGTAGGGTAAATTTgttttcttcctctgaagaatCTTGATttgtttattcaaattcaaagttgatataaagatgtttttcaccttcaattaattttttgtttctttattcaATAACTGAGCAATACAAATAACATTAGACAGGTGCCGTTAGCGTAGTTGACACGGGGACCTCATCAACAACTTAAATTATGTTGTTTCGTGAATAATAAGATTGGTTGGGCTAAAGTGGAAGAGAATAGAAGAAATGGTTGActcataaattaataatatattttcattATTGTAGGGGATGATGTCTCTTAGAGCATATTTATGATGTTagtatttaaaaatagaaatagaaagaaTAACTGTGTGGGTGTGTTTTATAAATACGGGGCTATATATATACGATAGATCGGTCTATATATCGTAAGGCATAAAACACTACTATTCCTTAACAATTTAAGATATTTCGCCAGTATTTATTGGACTCTTTTAAGTACTTACTAGTAAAATATTATGCAAAAAAATAGTATCGATCTCAATGCATCCAAATTAGTCAAtccttataaaataataaatctcatATTATATACtatgtaatttatttttgtaaaataggAAAAACTTGACAAACAACTGTTTTCAAACCAAAGTTAAACTAATTTATTTGTTAGCTTAAAAATATTTCTCCAGTTGGATCAATTTTGATTACTATTTcacatttaaatataatattttctcATATTTATATTTCATAGTTTACAAATTATTATACCTTGTATTTGTATACAGTATCGATGAAATATAGTCTtgatttagtaaaatattttggAAATGTATTTGTGCTTTCTAAAAAcacaaatatcttttttatatttgataaatagaAAAACTAATATTTTTGTACTTGCAGTTgaaaaattagaagtattttaaaAGTACTTAaagatgtatttttttaaaattagtatatatttattaaaatgaaaaaaatttaatataatctaatatattcataaatatacaattttgtatatctttatatttatgtttattttgatttatttatattttaaaagttattttatcaaatacaattATTATTGTTTATACTTATTAATAGTCATTTGTAAGttgatttaataaatataaatactataattttttaatgaagtACGAATATTCGCTGTGTTGTCATGTTCATGTGAACATGACACTCACATGTGTGTCTTCCGTATCTAATTgtctcttaataaaaaaaatacttatctgAACACGTTTGAACAcacttaaatattattatatgttatcGTATCCAATTTTATCATGaacctttattttttaaaaaatattatatattattatttattaaaatcacaaatacattaaaaacacttaaaatattaatttatattttaatatttataaaatttttatatattattgtaatttatttaaaaattattttatattttatatatacattgtATTTCCGTGTcttataacaaattaaaattcgtGTTCatattttatagtatatttttaaaaaaataaatcgacCAATATTCTGAGTACGAATGAGAATGAcatgatttggaaaagaaaaaCCCAGTTGCGGTTAACTGGATCGGATAAGAAGGATGAGTGTGCTATGGTATTTGTGAGAGAATATTCTCCCCTCATTCACGACTATTTAAAATGGAAGATACGTTGATGACGAAACCAAAATTTTTTTGCTAATCTAACAACAGCTCACAATATTGTTGTTTGAATCAAGAAGTTGACAATTTAAATGAAACAGTTTAATTAGTTGGAATTCCATCACTGTTGGACTATTTTTAAACAAATCTCCATAAAGTCATAATAAAAGCACATTGAAGTAAAGTAACtttcttctattattatattattattattatatcttacCCTTGTAAATAACGTGTTATATTTACTTGACTAGAGTTGTTGCATATACAATAAGAAATAGACTTACATGATTTAATTTTAGACTATGGTCAATGGATGAATTAATTACAGGGGATTTGTAGTTACATAGAAGATAGAGTGTAAAATATTGGGTCAGTTGTCGTTGCTTGAGGCAGCTTCTGGAAGCTTAAAAGTTGGAGGCTTATCAACACCCCTTCTTGAGTACTCCCTCCATCTTctagcagcagcagcagctcTTTTTGCTCTTTCTTTCACTTCCTCCTCTGCAATAAATTATTAACATCTCAAATATCATAACTGCCAATTTGCATAGAGAATATATATCTCTCATATTTTGGTAGttgtgaaaaaaaattttctGTTAATCTTtataatttcatcaaatttttaattagatttttatagtttaaaagtttgtaattaaaATCCTATactaaatcaaaacttttaattaggccctttctaattattttttgttaaaaaatattttttttgaattattcgTTTTTATGTTTGACGTAGAATGAATTATGGAATATTCTAATAAAAACACATATTCTAGAatgattgtatttttcttttaaaaaataactaataaaaaatttggttaaatTATAAAGACTAATACAATAACTAATACATAAACCAAATCATAAGGCATAACTAGTCATATCAGTTGTTCAATGTGTAAATGTGTAATTTGTATTCATTATTACATCTTGTAGTTTATTCTACTGCACACGACCTCTCAATCGAAAAATTATTGCATATTTAGGTGGATTGTGTGTCATTCATTTACAAAGTGGCAGAATATATTACCATTTATTATGAATAGATCCGTATTTTTATTCGAAATGTCACTTTATAAATGAAAGAAGCATATTCCAAATGCTCCATGATGAGAATGCAATAATTTATCCCTCCTCACCATTGAATGTGGTGTGTGATCTATATACGATGGGTCTCACCTTCAATCTAATATTGAAAGAGTGTCTAGGCCATAAAATATTTCTAAATTGCTATATCAAAAAATGAAGGGAAACCTTGGAATGACAATTTAGTTATAGGTTCAAGTTGTGGAATCAGTCATGTGTCACGTTATACCAGTTTTTGCAGTTTGACATGGCCATACCTGAACTTTGGTATTCTTTTGGTTTTGCCCATAAGTTGTCCCAGTATGAGTTTGTTGCATCAGTACCTTTCTGCTTCATCATTCTCACTTTTGCTTGCTCCTTCAAGAAACTCATCACATTAATAAAGTATTCAATTCAGGACATGGTTTTTTTGTGGAAAGATAAATCAGAATATAAGATTTATTACCAAGACTTTTGCTTGCCTCTTTTCCCATCTGCTACTTGCCTGTCATAAGATCAAGTTAAGAAGAAGTAGAACGCGTAAATAATTCACACATATATGGTACACTATGAAGTATAATATCCTGAAAACCATTCTATTAATCCATAGCATTATGGGCCGTATCAAAAGCTGTGACAAGTTAAATTTTAAGTTGTGAACATAAACAATCACACCTTTATGATTGAAGTTGAAGCAACCGAAATCGCAACCACAATTTAAAACCATTTGAGTTTGATTCCTTAGCTAATGATACTTAGATGTTTTAAGTTgaaaattcaaggtaattcaGTCAGGTTTCGGAGCATGCAGAATATGGTCATTTCAAGCATATTTCAAAGTGAGAAAGTCTATTGAACCCCCTCAACAAAATGCAAATTAAGAAGTTACAAGAAAAACTTTGAACATGCAAATAACTTACCATTCTGAAAACATCACTTGATGCTGACCCCATACCAGAAAGCATTAGGGCAACCTGCAGAGAGGTATAAAACAAAGAAGATGAAGACAGAAAACTCATGAATAGAGATCATAAGAGGGAAAAAAATTGAAGGAAGAAACGGACTCCTTACATTAACTCTCTCTACACGGCGCATCTCGTCTTCAAGTAGTGACAATTGTGCAGCTGAAGTCCAATGAATGCAGTCAACAGggcttgaaaaataaaaaataaaagaaatcaacaatCTCGATCGGCTTAGTTGCTTCACAAGGTTAGAATTCTAGCTCTTCGAGATTAGTATCTCACTGATGGCTCAAGATCCTACAGAAGGAGGCTTTTTTTGCAACATTATCataccagaggttatgaagttctAAGATCTAATAGCATCAACagataataatatatatcatCTAGAACCCTGAGGAGGAAAAGTTCTTGTTCACATATAAACATGAAACTGAATCCTGGTGTAACGGTACCTTGTTATACCTCATAGTGGATTTTAACTACAAATGAAGGTTCTGCATTTGGAATTAATGATCAGTTGAATGAGTTAACCCTTGGATGTTTCGATACGTATGTATATTGTTGACAAAGGATGAATATCAAAACATGTGATTTGCATGCTTTCATGAAAATTCAATTGATATGCTTACAATCTTACATAATGCATCCCTATACTGAATAAcactatatttttctttctttcattttggTAAAATGAATAGCCAAAAATTTTGAGAGTTTAGCTTGTCTATTATTGTGTGTTGAATATGGAGTTCATGTGCTATGTTATTGTGTTTCATGTTTTGCGAATCACTCGAAATGTTAGTTTATATGATGTCATATGGATTTCTCATCATCACTTGAATatgtttctcttttttatttaactaagatCAGTATAAGAGAAAGATATTAGATAGCTCAGACAGTAATGAAAAATTGAGGTGGCTCAATTATACTTATATCATGCTTTAATTAAATCCTCAGAAAGAAAGTTGCAACAAGCGACCAAAATGGATGATTAATAATCAATTAGAGTCATGCagagagaaaataataataataataataataataataataataataataataataataataataataataataataccaagTATCAATTGCTTGTTGAACTAATTCAGGGTTCCCACATTGGCTGTATACTCTGGCTCTTCCAAAGTCCTCTTCTATTGAAAACACATCAGGGGCCACATTGGCACAATTTTTGCATCCTGTTCAGGAATTTTGCAACATAACAGGAATTTTTCAACTTACATAACATAACTTTCTAGATATATCATTGCAAAACTAAGTAAAAAAGTACCTATGCAGCTGAATTCATCAACAAAAGCATGATCCTTTGGGCTAGAATCATCGAGGAAGGGATTCATTGATGTCAAAGAATAACCGTGAATTTCGTCGTAAACCATGCGTTGAACAGGATCGCTTAGCACCTGCACACTGCAATAGTCAATTTACAATGCAGAAAACATAGGGTAAAGTTTCAATGAACATAATTTAagatattaaaaatgaaaaatactgCATAGACTTCATTGATGAATGTGCAGAAATTTGTAGTCTCCGGGTCATTGCCACTCAAATCAGGGTGACAAGCTTTCATACAATTATAATAGGCCTTCTTGATCTGTGCCGGTGTAGCGTCCGGAAGCTAGTAAATTCCAccaaacaataaatttttattagtttcatttcattttttttagtggattttaaatttattgaagCTTTTATGATTAAGATTTTCACAAATCATATTACGAACTTAGTAACTATAATTGGAAAAGAATTAGTTAGTTGGCTAAAAGAAACTACCACTATTCCAACTGATAAGTGAACCATAATATTTTGATGAACATTAATggtcaaaataaaaagaaactttGACTCTTTAACCAAGTGTCAGAATTTCATTACTTCTAGTAATTTTCCTTccgttttttaataatttctgcaaaaactaataagaagtgaaaaaaaaaagaaatagaatttGATCAATTACCAAGCCCAAAACTGCATAATAGTCATCAGCAACAGCATCAGTGGTAGAAAAAGATTCCTCAGCGGCAACTCTGAGCCTTCCAAAATTGAAGCCTCTTCTGTTACCATTGTGTGTTACGAAGCTCCAAGAATTTGCAGCGTTTGGCATTACACGCCATGATGATGTGGTTCTTGGACACAGACTCAGTGAAGGATTTTGGACTGGAGAGAGTAACTGAGCCATTCCAATACCAAGTCTCTACCGAAATTgagtataatatataaatatataaaaataataatgataattgtgGGTGGTTGTTGGATATTGTTGAGAG
This genomic window contains:
- the LOC112789918 gene encoding uncharacterized protein, with protein sequence MVGAEQVLKLLDSYWFETTILTNKALSKLDQYSHNKKVVEEGKEEEQVIHIKLIEEVAKAANNTLEFRSFSDQNLGYTASVFSDSPSPNSVLPLQKLRTIPSGADVREFAVESSRIHENQHTVRRFKNRGNFYSSKSLTELEFQELKGFMDLGFVFTEEDKDSRLVSLIPGLQRLGREGNEEQNKNDEIALVSNSKPYLSEAWDFYEQKEIRNISLFNWRVPVLGNENDMKHNLKSWAHTVASIVR
- the LOC112789919 gene encoding chaperone protein dnaJ C76, chloroplastic, with protein sequence MAQLLSPVQNPSLSLCPRTTSSWRVMPNAANSWSFVTHNGNRRGFNFGRLRVAAEESFSTTDAVADDYYAVLGLLPDATPAQIKKAYYNCMKACHPDLSGNDPETTNFCTFINEVYAVLSDPVQRMVYDEIHGYSLTSMNPFLDDSSPKDHAFVDEFSCIGCKNCANVAPDVFSIEEDFGRARVYSQCGNPELVQQAIDTCPVDCIHWTSAAQLSLLEDEMRRVERVNVALMLSGMGSASSDVFRMASSRWEKRQAKVLEQAKVRMMKQKGTDATNSYWDNLWAKPKEYQSSEEEVKERAKRAAAAARRWREYSRRGVDKPPTFKLPEAASSNDN